A region of Clostridium acetobutylicum ATCC 824 DNA encodes the following proteins:
- a CDS encoding aromatic acid exporter family protein, with translation MRIIGLRTLKTALGAAIAIIIAEFLGLKYAAAAGIITILSVQNTKKTSIIIAFQRLASTLLALIISCIIFMIFGYNPISFGVYLAIFIPLTVLFKLTEGIAVSSVLVTHILVEKTISVFWLKNELLLMVVGAGIAILLNTYMPKIDKRIKENQIEIENLMKKILLNMARELRGEAIQTENLSLFSELSKAIKSGSERAYRNLNNNIIVSDKYYVMYMEMRNMQFEILKYMRNHFTKFYMSFEQTKLVADITEKIGEQLHEENPVDTLIEDLRELFKTFKEQKLPETREEFENRALLFQFLNDLEYFLEIKRKFIKNKVSV, from the coding sequence ATGAGGATTATTGGACTTAGAACTTTAAAAACGGCTTTAGGAGCGGCTATAGCCATTATAATTGCAGAATTCTTAGGATTAAAGTATGCAGCAGCAGCTGGAATCATAACGATACTAAGTGTTCAAAATACAAAAAAGACTTCCATAATTATAGCTTTTCAAAGGCTAGCATCAACTTTACTGGCACTTATTATAAGCTGCATAATATTTATGATTTTTGGCTATAATCCAATAAGCTTTGGAGTATATTTAGCAATATTTATTCCCCTTACAGTCCTATTTAAGCTTACAGAGGGAATTGCAGTTAGTTCTGTACTAGTTACGCATATTTTAGTCGAAAAAACTATATCAGTATTTTGGCTTAAGAATGAGCTCTTATTGATGGTAGTTGGAGCCGGTATAGCAATACTCTTAAATACATATATGCCCAAAATTGATAAGAGAATAAAGGAAAATCAAATTGAGATAGAGAATCTCATGAAAAAAATACTTTTAAATATGGCGAGGGAGCTTAGAGGAGAAGCCATACAAACAGAAAATTTGTCTCTTTTTAGTGAACTCTCTAAGGCAATCAAAAGTGGAAGCGAGAGGGCATACAGAAACCTCAATAATAATATAATAGTTTCGGATAAATACTATGTTATGTATATGGAAATGCGAAACATGCAATTCGAAATTTTAAAATATATGAGAAATCACTTCACCAAGTTTTATATGAGCTTTGAGCAGACGAAATTAGTGGCAGACATAACTGAAAAGATAGGAGAACAGCTTCATGAGGAAAATCCTGTAGATACACTTATTGAAGATTTAAGAGAGCTTTTCAAAACTTTTAAAGAGCAAAAGCTTCCAGAGACAAGAGAAGAATTTGAAAATAGGGCACTGCTTTTTCAGTTCCTAAATGACTTGGAATATTTTCTAGAGATAAAAAGAAAATTTATAAAGAATAAAGTAAGTGTTTAA